A genomic segment from Polyangium mundeleinium encodes:
- a CDS encoding monooxygenase: MIDGGNRLKSNKYIVFIAALLAPACAPDEPSTQSVGKSLLDPPAEGSGLQYRMTSTIAPGTESYGCRLFQVPPEGLVIRGQDVVFGQGGHHVLLYRTPYQGIPSHDEQGIAVDALTEHDCSEGATARWKVDAVLGGSESFGSVGMLHRLPDGVGVIVEPAAVLVMSTHYLNTTTAPLEVDARINVYTMPREDLKIEAGLLYMDNHVLRVSPFGEAAARMRCPVPADVQVVSLQSHMHARGASFDASLHGPDGTTTSIYSTTSWQEPPVRELDPPLLFPRGSTLDIRCNYRNAEARPIAYGLSSSDEMCQLIGPYFPKNERFERCEDESGAPSATWVGSGKASGTETVTCLGEALKGEKGVGYAYYDCVHRACPAIAAEVSALVRCHEVKRGKDCANRCQGGDLGECAACLVQTCGVEDQAACDAKCE; encoded by the coding sequence ATGATCGACGGGGGAAACCGATTGAAATCCAACAAATACATCGTCTTCATTGCCGCGCTCCTCGCGCCGGCGTGTGCGCCCGACGAGCCCTCCACCCAGTCTGTGGGCAAATCTCTCCTCGACCCGCCTGCGGAGGGCTCGGGCCTTCAATATCGCATGACCTCCACGATCGCCCCGGGGACCGAATCCTACGGTTGCCGTCTCTTCCAGGTGCCGCCCGAGGGGCTCGTGATCCGGGGGCAGGACGTCGTGTTCGGCCAGGGCGGACATCACGTCCTGCTTTACCGGACCCCGTACCAAGGGATTCCGTCGCACGACGAGCAGGGGATTGCCGTGGACGCCCTCACGGAGCACGATTGCTCCGAGGGCGCCACCGCGCGCTGGAAGGTCGACGCCGTGCTCGGCGGCTCCGAGAGCTTCGGCAGCGTGGGGATGCTCCATCGATTGCCCGACGGCGTCGGCGTCATCGTCGAGCCCGCCGCGGTGCTCGTCATGAGCACCCATTACCTCAATACGACCACCGCCCCGCTCGAGGTCGACGCCCGCATCAACGTCTACACCATGCCCCGCGAGGACCTCAAGATCGAGGCCGGCCTCTTGTACATGGACAACCACGTCCTCCGCGTGTCGCCCTTCGGCGAGGCCGCGGCGCGCATGCGTTGCCCCGTGCCCGCCGACGTGCAGGTGGTGAGCTTGCAATCGCACATGCACGCGCGCGGCGCCTCCTTCGACGCCTCGCTCCACGGGCCCGACGGGACGACCACATCCATTTATTCGACGACGTCCTGGCAGGAGCCGCCCGTGCGCGAGCTCGACCCGCCCCTGCTCTTCCCGCGGGGAAGCACCCTCGACATCCGCTGCAATTACCGCAACGCCGAGGCGCGGCCCATCGCGTATGGCCTCTCCTCGTCCGACGAGATGTGCCAGCTCATCGGCCCGTATTTCCCGAAAAACGAGCGGTTCGAGCGGTGCGAGGACGAGAGCGGCGCGCCCTCGGCGACGTGGGTGGGCAGCGGGAAGGCCAGCGGGACGGAGACCGTCACTTGCCTCGGGGAGGCGCTGAAGGGCGAGAAGGGCGTGGGCTACGCGTATTACGATTGCGTGCACCGCGCCTGCCCCGCCATCGCGGCCGAGGTCTCGGCGCTCGTGCGTTGCCACGAGGTGAAGCGCGGCAAGGACTGCGCGAATCGGTGCCAGGGGGGGGATCTCGGCGAGTGCGCGGCCTGCCTCGTGCAGACCTGCGGCGTGGAGGATCAGGCCGCGTGCGACGCGAAGTGCGAGTGA
- a CDS encoding Nif11-like leader peptide family natural product precursor, translating to MTQNKSSYVFCLALLLLVSPAARASDGDRCSPQIANNAAAAGVCRPVCSGFGMAFAGNWSNVRNHPPVASCIAANAGLAVCGCTYTTPAPSGVITPTVEYVDATPPPRLPIGLTATCLDGPDTSNSSGRCPVVGTGNGIAFWALSYADNRNGMAIVGYDAGGNVVSLLERTGAHYVWDIAVDATNRTVTFFGQSNQTITLNWNDLFVPQIGSRTNASYVLWPTATSGTASWTNGAASYGTAAPFGAGANQLLDPYVEHAAGMQLCAAKQKPWFDFTTATVATPYSTVTCTQPPDPAQPTYNAAMVALLNAAVRDHSLMAALRAATTDEQLIAVAASKGYTITEADIQQSRGTRPPTTGSVSSRLVAAASNATSCGNVNQSPCITCTEEQCVYWPFNFCCIKEACSCVGYGTTCASGLSVGANGTCQPACPTNQICKEFPVFYEYNDNGTAANGVCESWLSKPDCAKGIPNDALDSYEVIFKSDGLAYYKSDNTLVNTWTGGQYRETLYVIDGRTSKIYLVNVDGRYIQVRGTANCIPASVAPGGSTANCTKPRLTTHAGILMGSVYGLPTPNQEPAASVQQRIAVIGAGTIQVTNGAIQWITNDSGHFKPTQDNLKNSIAVFKSAGFPNFPPLGDCTYDFRPVAGKTGVYRQDALTTTHCGL from the coding sequence ATGACGCAGAACAAGAGCTCGTACGTCTTCTGTCTCGCCTTACTTCTTCTCGTTTCTCCCGCGGCCCGCGCATCGGACGGTGATCGCTGCAGTCCGCAGATCGCGAACAACGCGGCGGCTGCCGGCGTCTGCAGGCCCGTTTGCTCGGGGTTCGGGATGGCATTCGCGGGGAACTGGAGCAACGTTCGGAATCACCCGCCCGTGGCATCGTGCATCGCGGCGAACGCAGGCCTGGCCGTTTGCGGCTGCACGTATACGACGCCGGCGCCGAGCGGCGTGATTACACCGACGGTTGAATACGTCGACGCGACGCCGCCGCCGCGCCTCCCCATCGGCTTGACGGCAACGTGTCTCGACGGACCGGACACATCGAACAGCAGCGGGAGATGTCCCGTCGTGGGCACCGGCAACGGGATCGCGTTCTGGGCGTTGAGTTATGCCGACAACAGGAATGGCATGGCCATCGTCGGATACGACGCGGGCGGCAACGTCGTTTCTCTCCTCGAGAGAACGGGAGCGCATTACGTGTGGGACATCGCCGTGGATGCGACGAACCGGACCGTCACCTTCTTTGGCCAGTCGAACCAGACCATCACGCTGAACTGGAACGATCTGTTCGTTCCTCAGATCGGCAGCCGCACGAATGCGAGTTACGTCCTCTGGCCGACGGCCACGAGCGGTACGGCGTCCTGGACCAACGGCGCCGCGAGTTACGGGACCGCCGCCCCCTTCGGCGCCGGTGCGAATCAACTGCTCGACCCGTACGTGGAGCACGCCGCCGGCATGCAGCTTTGCGCCGCAAAGCAAAAACCGTGGTTCGACTTCACCACCGCCACCGTTGCCACTCCGTATTCGACGGTCACGTGTACCCAGCCGCCTGACCCGGCGCAACCGACGTACAACGCGGCGATGGTTGCATTGCTGAACGCCGCGGTCCGTGATCACAGTCTGATGGCTGCCTTGCGCGCAGCCACGACGGACGAACAACTCATCGCAGTCGCCGCCAGCAAGGGATACACGATCACCGAGGCCGACATCCAGCAAAGCCGAGGAACGCGCCCTCCGACGACGGGGTCGGTGTCGTCGAGATTGGTGGCGGCGGCGAGCAACGCAACGTCCTGCGGCAATGTCAATCAGAGCCCGTGCATCACGTGCACGGAGGAACAGTGCGTCTATTGGCCGTTCAACTTCTGCTGCATCAAGGAAGCGTGTTCGTGTGTGGGGTATGGGACCACGTGCGCATCGGGATTGAGCGTCGGCGCGAACGGCACCTGCCAGCCCGCCTGTCCCACGAACCAGATCTGCAAGGAATTTCCTGTCTTTTATGAATACAACGACAACGGCACCGCGGCCAACGGCGTGTGCGAGTCGTGGCTGAGCAAGCCCGATTGTGCAAAGGGCATCCCGAACGACGCTCTCGACTCGTATGAAGTCATTTTCAAGAGCGACGGGCTCGCGTACTACAAGTCCGACAATACCCTGGTGAATACGTGGACGGGGGGCCAGTACAGGGAAACGCTGTACGTGATCGACGGAAGAACCAGCAAGATCTACCTGGTCAACGTCGACGGGCGTTACATCCAGGTCCGCGGAACGGCCAACTGCATTCCGGCGTCCGTCGCACCGGGCGGATCGACCGCGAATTGCACCAAGCCGAGGCTGACCACGCACGCAGGAATCCTGATGGGATCGGTCTACGGATTGCCGACGCCGAACCAGGAGCCGGCGGCGAGCGTTCAGCAACGGATCGCCGTCATCGGTGCAGGCACGATCCAGGTCACGAACGGCGCGATTCAATGGATCACGAATGACAGCGGGCACTTCAAGCCGACGCAGGACAACCTGAAAAACAGCATCGCCGTCTTCAAGAGCGCCGGATTCCCGAACTTCCCGCCGCTCGGCGACTGCACGTACGACTTCCGGCCGGTCGCAGGCAAAACCGGGGTCTATCGTCAGGACGCGCTCACCACGACCCATTGCGGGTTGTGA
- a CDS encoding cytochrome-c peroxidase has product MDPEAAVKAVKTCCLLAALVAAGCTLTPDARETLASLPDNVPAPDDNPTTPEAVELGRMLFWDPILSGHRDVACASCHHPDFAYTDGLAFPLGVGGRFISAARNTPTVLGTAFNGLTVDGAVPPEQAMMFWDNRVESLEAQALGPLKNADEMRGTAFGEDEIMGELVTRLVGIPEYTTLFEAAFGAESVNATNLAKALAAFERTLVPRDSSFDRYMAGDDEAMTTSQIRGLHGFILQGCAGCHSGPMLSDYKLHNLKVPARLGETTYGESVFPEAEGGAFRTPSLRMVTRTAPYMHNGVFATLSETVDFYHNIDHHIKVDPLVEGDVEVAHGQGDDILAFFEALSDGTFDKTIPERVPSGLPPAGGR; this is encoded by the coding sequence ATGGACCCGGAGGCAGCCGTGAAGGCCGTGAAGACGTGCTGCCTCCTTGCCGCGCTGGTCGCCGCCGGGTGCACCCTGACGCCGGATGCGCGAGAGACGCTCGCCTCGCTCCCCGACAACGTCCCGGCGCCGGACGACAATCCGACCACCCCCGAAGCGGTCGAGCTCGGGCGCATGCTGTTCTGGGATCCGATCCTCTCGGGCCATCGCGACGTCGCGTGCGCGAGCTGCCACCATCCGGACTTCGCGTACACCGATGGCCTCGCGTTTCCCCTCGGGGTCGGCGGTCGCTTCATCAGCGCCGCGCGCAACACGCCGACCGTGCTCGGCACCGCGTTCAACGGGCTGACGGTCGACGGAGCGGTGCCACCCGAGCAGGCGATGATGTTCTGGGACAATCGCGTGGAGTCGCTCGAAGCGCAGGCGCTCGGGCCGCTGAAGAACGCCGACGAGATGCGCGGCACGGCGTTCGGCGAGGACGAGATCATGGGCGAGCTCGTCACACGTCTCGTGGGCATCCCCGAATACACCACGCTGTTCGAGGCGGCGTTCGGCGCGGAGAGCGTGAATGCGACGAACCTCGCCAAGGCGCTCGCGGCATTCGAGCGCACGCTGGTGCCGAGGGACAGCTCGTTCGATCGGTACATGGCCGGCGACGACGAAGCGATGACCACGTCGCAGATCCGGGGCCTGCACGGCTTCATCCTCCAGGGCTGCGCGGGCTGCCACTCCGGCCCGATGCTATCGGACTACAAGCTGCACAACCTCAAGGTGCCGGCGCGCCTCGGCGAGACCACCTACGGCGAATCCGTATTCCCCGAAGCCGAAGGCGGCGCGTTCCGGACGCCATCGCTGCGCATGGTGACCCGCACCGCGCCGTACATGCACAACGGCGTGTTCGCGACGCTCAGCGAGACGGTGGACTTCTATCACAACATCGATCACCACATCAAAGTCGACCCGCTGGTCGAGGGGGACGTCGAGGTCGCGCACGGCCAAGGGGATGACATTCTCGCGTTCTTCGAGGCGCTCTCCGACGGGACGTTTGATAAAACAATCCCGGAGCGCGTGCCCAGCGGGTTGCCACCGGCGGGAGGAAGGTGA
- a CDS encoding response regulator transcription factor, which produces MSDPKAKPRLLVVEDDMQVLQGLVSGLARAGFDVTVAMDGDAATRLALQPFDALVLDLMLPGRTGFDVLAAVSGRVSTPVIVLSARTELTSRMKSFELGAVDFVPKPFWIEELVVRLRTRLALREKAPPRTLAVGSVFLDLDRRTATRDGDDMGLTRFEFNILAWLVERPGRAVSRRALAESTLTEDAGVTERTVDTHVSRIRKKLGHDGKRVTTVWGIGYRYTPVEEP; this is translated from the coding sequence GTGAGCGACCCCAAGGCCAAGCCCCGCCTCCTCGTCGTGGAGGACGATATGCAGGTCCTCCAAGGGCTCGTCAGCGGCCTCGCGCGTGCTGGGTTCGATGTCACCGTCGCGATGGACGGGGACGCGGCCACGCGGCTCGCCCTCCAGCCCTTCGACGCCCTTGTGCTCGACCTCATGCTCCCCGGCCGCACTGGCTTCGATGTGCTGGCCGCGGTGAGCGGGCGTGTATCGACCCCGGTGATCGTCCTTTCCGCACGCACGGAGCTGACGTCGCGAATGAAAAGCTTTGAGCTCGGCGCGGTCGACTTCGTCCCCAAACCCTTCTGGATCGAGGAGCTCGTCGTGCGCCTCCGGACCCGCCTCGCGCTTCGCGAGAAGGCCCCTCCGCGAACGTTGGCCGTGGGCTCCGTTTTCCTCGACCTCGACCGTCGAACCGCAACACGCGACGGCGATGACATGGGCCTCACCCGCTTCGAATTCAACATCCTGGCGTGGCTCGTCGAGCGTCCGGGGCGGGCGGTGAGCCGGCGCGCTCTTGCGGAGAGCACACTCACCGAGGACGCCGGCGTCACCGAACGCACCGTGGATACCCATGTCTCCCGGATTCGGAAGAAGTTGGGCCATGACGGCAAGCGAGTCACCACGGTGTGGGGCATCGGCTATCGATACACCCCCGTCGAGGAGCCGTAA
- a CDS encoding sensor histidine kinase encodes MRLSLRARVVLAMVVSGAATVVVLLATTIASVNRVPFLERWTVPVEDLTACEADPAHWKKGIFEFGDAWAYDLEGHSRNTSAPLLERALVEKAVRDGGAVSVGGPGPDHVEVQRVAEAGPCALIRVRVGAPPPEMGSAARLGVVLGTGFSLLLLVGLATWFVLHPLLHRIAQIRRAAEAVGSTAYIPATDEIPDALGAIAAVLDASHRRILTNEAELRERQVALERHLAEIAHDLRTPLASLVLAVQDLVPLRGGPAVGRALDDAEYVNALVDNLHQGTLLRRGLESSAAGVVDLCEIVQRLEARFAALGALRGMEVAASFPERPVITSGAPALAERAIANLVHNAVRHGRDGGHVAVVLEREGDTFELSVADDGPGIGRDQLASLQEATFGGDGARPRSGGLGLTVTLEAARRLGWEVRFEAGEAPGLRVVVAGACQS; translated from the coding sequence GTGAGGTTGTCCCTTCGGGCTCGCGTGGTCCTGGCCATGGTCGTCTCGGGGGCGGCCACGGTCGTGGTCCTGCTCGCCACCACGATTGCTTCCGTGAACCGCGTGCCGTTTCTGGAGCGATGGACCGTTCCCGTGGAAGATCTCACGGCATGCGAGGCAGATCCCGCACATTGGAAGAAGGGGATCTTCGAGTTCGGCGACGCGTGGGCCTACGACCTGGAAGGACACTCGAGGAACACGAGCGCCCCGCTCCTTGAACGCGCGCTGGTCGAGAAGGCGGTGCGCGACGGGGGGGCCGTGAGTGTGGGGGGGCCGGGCCCCGACCACGTCGAGGTGCAGCGCGTGGCCGAGGCAGGGCCGTGCGCGCTGATTCGGGTGCGCGTCGGGGCGCCGCCCCCGGAGATGGGCAGCGCGGCCCGTCTTGGGGTGGTGCTCGGCACGGGATTCTCGCTGCTCCTCCTGGTCGGCCTCGCCACCTGGTTCGTGCTGCACCCGCTCTTGCATCGCATTGCCCAGATCCGGCGCGCGGCGGAGGCGGTGGGATCCACCGCGTACATCCCCGCCACCGATGAGATCCCGGACGCGCTCGGGGCCATCGCCGCCGTGCTCGACGCCTCCCACAGACGAATCCTCACGAACGAGGCGGAGCTGCGGGAGCGTCAAGTGGCGCTGGAGCGGCACCTCGCCGAGATCGCGCACGACCTCCGGACGCCGCTCGCATCGCTGGTGCTCGCGGTGCAGGATCTCGTGCCGCTCCGCGGTGGACCGGCGGTCGGCCGGGCGCTCGATGACGCCGAGTACGTGAATGCTCTCGTCGACAACCTGCACCAGGGGACGTTGCTCCGGCGCGGATTGGAATCCTCCGCAGCAGGCGTCGTCGACCTGTGCGAGATCGTGCAGCGGCTCGAGGCCCGGTTCGCGGCGCTCGGTGCCCTCCGCGGCATGGAGGTGGCGGCGTCGTTCCCCGAACGGCCGGTGATCACGTCGGGCGCGCCCGCGCTGGCCGAGCGAGCGATCGCGAACCTCGTTCACAATGCCGTGCGCCACGGTCGCGACGGTGGTCACGTCGCGGTGGTCCTCGAACGAGAGGGCGACACGTTCGAGCTCAGCGTCGCCGACGACGGGCCGGGCATCGGGCGAGACCAGCTTGCGAGCTTGCAGGAGGCCACGTTCGGCGGCGACGGAGCGCGCCCTCGGAGCGGCGGGTTGGGACTCACCGTCACGCTGGAGGCCGCTCGACGGCTTGGCTGGGAGGTCCGATTCGAGGCCGGTGAGGCGCCGGGCCTTCGCGTGGTCGTGGCAGGCGCGTGCCAGTCGTGA
- a CDS encoding dienelactone hydrolase family protein — protein MRFGKLEGLFRSARALAVGLSVLALAGCGGAPSPEPGSPTPANPAPATGQTTSPAEGMRGTLSEEAFKALHQLDAAKAPAPRGERVTIDGTSAYLSLPKGKTAPVPGLLVIHEWWGLNEHIQHWTDRLAEDGYAALAVDLYGGKIAKNPDEAMAMMKSVDNKKAMATLVAAHDFLEKDPRIQAKRTGVIGWCFGGAWSLQLAMHEPDLDASVIYYGHLVTDPAELKPIKAEILGLFGNKDQAIPPETVNAFDAALTQAGVTHTIYRYDAPHAFANPSQPRYDEKSAADAWDKVRAFLRRKLASE, from the coding sequence ATGAGGTTCGGAAAGCTCGAAGGTCTCTTCCGCTCGGCCCGCGCCCTCGCCGTGGGCCTGTCCGTGCTCGCCCTCGCCGGTTGCGGCGGCGCGCCCTCGCCCGAGCCCGGCAGCCCCACGCCGGCAAACCCCGCGCCCGCCACGGGGCAAACGACGTCGCCTGCCGAGGGCATGAGGGGCACGCTCTCCGAGGAGGCTTTCAAGGCGCTGCACCAGCTCGATGCCGCAAAAGCCCCGGCGCCACGCGGCGAGCGCGTCACGATCGACGGCACGAGCGCCTACCTCAGCCTGCCCAAAGGAAAAACCGCGCCCGTGCCGGGCCTGCTCGTCATCCACGAATGGTGGGGCCTGAACGAGCACATCCAGCACTGGACCGACCGGCTCGCCGAGGACGGATACGCCGCGCTCGCCGTCGACCTTTATGGCGGCAAGATCGCGAAGAACCCGGACGAGGCGATGGCCATGATGAAGAGCGTCGACAACAAGAAGGCGATGGCCACGCTCGTCGCGGCGCACGATTTCCTGGAGAAAGACCCGCGCATCCAGGCGAAGCGCACGGGCGTGATCGGCTGGTGCTTCGGCGGCGCCTGGTCGCTCCAGCTCGCCATGCACGAGCCCGACCTCGACGCGTCCGTGATCTATTATGGCCACCTCGTCACGGACCCGGCCGAGCTGAAACCGATCAAGGCCGAGATCCTCGGCCTTTTCGGGAACAAGGATCAGGCGATCCCGCCGGAAACCGTGAACGCGTTCGACGCGGCCCTCACCCAGGCCGGCGTCACGCATACGATTTACCGCTACGACGCGCCGCACGCCTTCGCGAACCCCTCGCAGCCGCGGTACGACGAGAAGAGCGCGGCGGACGCCTGGGACAAGGTCCGCGCATTCCTGCGGAGGAAGCTCGCGTCGGAATGA
- a CDS encoding WD40/YVTN/BNR-like repeat-containing protein, translating into MSISPRRALCAPGLVRRGDTCEEPLWAEIAPLPGSAFRMRDVADVDGQEAWIVGRGGLVLHSSDGGGSFERVDAGTTEDLAFVWADEHAIVLTGARRAWVSLDEGRTFAPSPEAPEELTRCIHFFGRVVCGSAQGGLYHTKGGDSSWVYVPFGGRTVVEAGPGYLVAATEIGATARIRATQEPDLHTFYGDTQIPLAYPGSVDSLWVSRSELYACVVADDDPSARGGLALHCSTTRGHTFEARGSYWPECARGQRIAGTPDALHVMTYCNTVDMPTTFEVWSSGDGGQTFTKGMWGAEFESSWRGANRISFGTANHGLLLTHRLRRSTDGARSSAPIEQNAMSADWPDGLNENKAIFFPTKTRGYVITIQNTTAVFKSRLYRTDDAFHFDEGTDLPAFTDDAPYPPSLAAHEDRLWLAFPSEYVQQTFLRSEDGGRTFLHDGFPAQGQPLAAALLGPGGVGFVATARGAVNARPLYRSKDGGATFSELALPDGTYIRHMRFLASGRLVAVGEKGLILTSDDAGESFVGRRGGMPDEEQLVSVDFAPGTQVGWAGGVTAAGEPLLLRTEDGGATWVPQAPGGSPGARIVQVAAATPSHASVVLEMQGGERSLVMTQDGGQSWPLRETPGGDPLRAVARLPDGETTFALGSYGVYRSRTP; encoded by the coding sequence ATGTCGATCAGCCCGAGGCGTGCCCTCTGCGCCCCGGGGCTCGTGCGGCGGGGCGATACCTGCGAAGAGCCTCTATGGGCGGAGATCGCGCCCCTGCCCGGCAGCGCATTTCGTATGCGCGACGTCGCGGACGTGGATGGCCAGGAAGCATGGATCGTCGGCCGAGGCGGGCTCGTATTGCACAGCAGCGACGGCGGTGGGAGCTTCGAGCGCGTCGACGCGGGCACGACCGAGGACCTCGCCTTCGTGTGGGCGGACGAGCACGCGATCGTGCTGACGGGAGCGCGGCGCGCCTGGGTGTCTCTCGACGAAGGCAGGACGTTCGCCCCTTCGCCCGAGGCGCCCGAAGAGCTCACGCGGTGCATCCATTTCTTCGGCCGCGTGGTCTGCGGCTCCGCGCAGGGCGGCCTTTACCATACGAAGGGCGGCGATTCGTCGTGGGTGTACGTTCCCTTCGGCGGTCGCACGGTGGTCGAGGCGGGGCCGGGGTATCTCGTGGCCGCGACCGAAATCGGCGCGACGGCGCGGATACGGGCGACGCAGGAGCCGGACCTGCACACGTTTTACGGGGACACGCAGATCCCCCTCGCGTACCCGGGCTCGGTCGACTCCTTGTGGGTCTCGCGCAGCGAGCTCTACGCGTGCGTGGTGGCCGACGACGATCCGAGCGCGCGCGGCGGCCTGGCTCTTCATTGCTCGACCACGCGGGGCCATACGTTCGAGGCGCGGGGGTCGTATTGGCCCGAATGCGCGCGGGGACAACGCATCGCCGGCACCCCCGACGCGCTCCACGTGATGACGTATTGCAACACCGTCGACATGCCCACCACGTTCGAGGTCTGGTCCTCGGGCGACGGCGGGCAGACGTTCACGAAAGGCATGTGGGGCGCCGAATTCGAGAGCTCGTGGCGCGGCGCGAACCGCATCAGCTTCGGGACCGCGAACCACGGGCTCCTGCTCACGCACCGGCTGCGCCGCTCGACCGACGGCGCGCGGAGCTCGGCGCCGATCGAGCAAAACGCGATGTCCGCGGATTGGCCCGACGGCCTCAACGAAAACAAAGCGATCTTTTTCCCCACGAAGACGCGTGGCTACGTGATCACGATCCAGAACACGACCGCAGTGTTCAAGTCCCGGCTGTATCGCACGGACGACGCGTTTCATTTCGACGAGGGGACGGACCTCCCGGCGTTCACGGACGACGCGCCCTACCCGCCTTCCCTCGCGGCGCACGAGGATCGGCTCTGGCTCGCGTTCCCGAGCGAATACGTGCAGCAAACCTTCCTGCGCAGCGAGGACGGCGGAAGGACGTTCCTCCACGACGGGTTTCCCGCGCAGGGGCAGCCGCTCGCGGCCGCCCTGCTCGGGCCGGGCGGCGTCGGGTTCGTCGCGACCGCGCGCGGCGCCGTGAATGCACGCCCGCTCTACCGGTCGAAGGACGGCGGCGCCACGTTCAGCGAGCTCGCGCTGCCGGACGGGACGTACATCCGCCATATGCGGTTTCTCGCATCGGGCCGGCTCGTCGCGGTCGGCGAGAAGGGGCTCATTCTCACGAGCGACGACGCCGGGGAGTCGTTCGTCGGTCGTCGCGGCGGGATGCCCGACGAGGAACAACTCGTGTCCGTCGATTTCGCGCCCGGCACGCAGGTGGGGTGGGCCGGCGGCGTGACGGCGGCGGGCGAGCCGCTCCTCTTGCGCACCGAGGACGGCGGCGCGACCTGGGTCCCGCAGGCCCCCGGAGGATCGCCGGGCGCTCGTATCGTGCAGGTCGCGGCCGCGACGCCGTCCCATGCGAGCGTCGTCCTCGAAATGCAGGGCGGCGAGCGTTCGCTCGTGATGACGCAGGATGGGGGGCAATCGTGGCCTTTGCGGGAGACGCCCGGCGGCGACCCGCTCCGGGCGGTCGCGCGGCTCCCCGACGGCGAGACGACCTTCGCGCTCGGGTCCTACGGCGTCTATCGCAGCCGCACGCCCTGA
- a CDS encoding FHA domain-containing protein encodes MATSFALVVLEELPRDLGRVLPLREGAQVLGRTEGADIRLVSDTVSRRHARITVAEGRVTIEDVASTSGTFVNDELVRASQELSPGARLRIGRIVLELVRAEEADARSLAAFGRGHEDG; translated from the coding sequence ATGGCCACGTCGTTCGCGCTCGTCGTCCTCGAAGAGCTGCCGCGGGACCTTGGCCGCGTCCTCCCGCTCCGCGAAGGCGCCCAGGTCCTCGGGCGCACGGAGGGCGCCGATATCCGCCTCGTGTCGGACACCGTCTCGCGGCGGCACGCGCGGATCACCGTGGCGGAAGGGCGCGTCACGATCGAGGACGTCGCGAGCACCTCGGGCACGTTCGTGAACGACGAGCTCGTGCGCGCGTCGCAGGAGCTCTCGCCGGGCGCGCGGCTCCGGATCGGTCGGATCGTCCTCGAGCTCGTGCGCGCCGAAGAGGCCGACGCGCGGAGCCTCGCGGCCTTCGGGCGAGGCCACGAGGACGGCTGA